One window of the Camelina sativa cultivar DH55 chromosome 1, Cs, whole genome shotgun sequence genome contains the following:
- the LOC104709670 gene encoding uncharacterized protein LOC104709670, with product MIRLCVTFKRVVDGDRSKVQFDLNKLPVDSSDGCNVEVDVGKSVGIISRNSPKPTNDVLEKPTDANLGDAAGLKLEDSMVKNGEYFSSKEALQATMEMTPSARTIGHLIKQSYEGVKEGPKPNDIVNIIRSRYGCELTYHQAWESREYAVNEVRGIPEKSYAKILKYLHMLQEANPGTFTNYEIDFDGRFKYLFISFGQSTRGFYKSMRKVIVVDGTFLKNKYKGVLLVATAVDGNSNLYPIAFGIADSENDYRHTSIAKSIGNIYPLAKHGICIHHLLSNVITYHKGRGVAEEADVTKWARCHFPGYRYDINTNNAAESINAALRTPREYPIIPLLDSIREMMTRWFYESRELSAKHKDPLTVEVEKKISRRIEKGKFMNGYLMSRSQIQVKGNGVDYIVDLERRTCSCGKFSIQKLPCRHAIKGAFDIGKDLYPYADDVYTTTAWRSQYEETVNPIGVPEEEWRVPQYVEDAKGQRDISVRGVAKKGITERPMIS from the exons atgattCGGTTGTGTGTTACATTCAAAAGAGTAGTTGATGGCGATAGGAGTAAAGTCCAGTTCGATCTGAATAAGTTGCCAGTTGATAGTAGCGATGGTTGTAATGTGGAAGTTGATGTGGGAAAATCAGTAGGTATTATTTCAAGGAATTCACCTAAGCCGACTAATGATGTATTAGAAAAGCCTACTGATGCTAATCTTGGTGATGCTGCTGGTTTaaagttggaagattcaatggtaAAAAATGGTGAATATTTCAGCAGTAAGGAAGCTTTACAGGCTACTAtggaaat GACTCCATCTGCAAGAACAATTGGACATCTCATTAAGCAAAGCTATGAGGGCGTGAAGGAAGGTCCTAAACCGAATGATATAGTTAATATTATTCGTTCAAGGTACGGCTGCGAGCTAACATATCACCAAGCTTGGGAGTCTCGGGAGTATGCAGTTAACGAAGTTAGAGGAATTCCTGAGAAAAGTTATGCTAAGATTCTAAAATACTTGCACATGCTACAAGAAGCGAATCCTGGTACGTTCACGAATTATGAAATTGACTTTGATGGAAGatttaaatatctatttatttcttttggtcaatcAACAAGAGGGTTCTACAAGTCAATGCGGAAAGTGATAGTAGTTGATGgtacatttttgaagaataaatacaAAGGGGTTCTCCTAGTTGCTACAGCTGTAGATGGTAACTCCAATTTGTATCCAATCGCATTTGGaattgctgattctgagaatgatt ATAGACATACATCGATTGCTAAATCAATTGGAAACATCTATCCATTGGCTAAACATGGTATTTGCATCCACCACTTGCTTAGCAATGTGATAACATATCATAAGGGAAGAGGTGTCGCTG AGGAAGCCGATGTGACAAAATGGGCTCGCTGTCATTTTCCGGGTTATAGGTATGATATTAACACCAACAATGCAGCTGAATCAATTAATGCTGCTTTGAGGACACCCAGAGAGTATCCAATAATTCCTTTGTTAGACAGCATCAGAGAAATGATGACACGCTGGTTTTATGAGAGTAGAGAGTTAAGTGCAAAGCATAAAGATCCTTTAACTGTTGAGGTggagaaaaagatttcaagaagaatagagaaaggTAAATTCATGAACGGTTATTTGATGAGCAGATCGCAGATCCAGGTTAAAGGTAATGGAGTAGACTACATTGTTGACTTAGAAAGAAGGACTTGTTCATGTGGAAAGTTCAGCATCCAAAAACTCCCTTGTAGACATGCTATAAAAGGAGCTTTTGATATAGGCAAGGATCTATATCCTTATGCTGATGATGTGTATACCACTACTGCATGGAGATCGCAATATGAGGAAACTGTTAATCCAATAGGTGTTCCTGAAGAAGAATGGCGAGTCCCACAGTATgttgaagatgcaaaa GGTCAAAGAGACATAAGTGTGCGCGGTGTGGCAAAGAAGGGCATAACAGAACGACCTATGATATCGTGA
- the LOC104709663 gene encoding uncharacterized protein At4g04775-like codes for MSQRFSGGSSGLPSRSSQVGVPCRCWCGGEIRTYTSKTEENPCRRFYRCVVGVKEKKEKHMFRWVDDAVLEEIRMVESKQNQLLEDLKKMVTNNVELQKEMVKEMEEKMEKNMIEIIRQELMVAKESMEKSNKQRICVLVVLAVSMAWLYKKMI; via the exons ATGAGCCAACGTTTTTCGGGTGGATCGTCAGGGTTACCGTCGAGAAGTTCTCAGGTTGGAGTTCCGTGTAGATGCTGGTGTGGTGGAGAGATTAGAACCTACACCTCAAAGACGGAAGAGAATCCCTGTAGGAGATTTTACAGATGTGTTGTTGGTGTGaag gagaagaaggagaaacacaTGTTCCGTTGGGTTGATGATGCTGTTCTAGAGGAGATTAGGATGgttgaaagcaaacaaaaccaactctTAGAGGACCTAAAAAAGATGGTAACAAACAATGTGGAGCTCCAAAAggagatggtgaaggagatggaagaaaagatggagaagaatatGATTGAGATCATCAGGCAAGAGCTAATGGTTGCGAAAGAGAGTATGGAGAAGTCGAACAAGCAGAGGATTTGTGTACTAGTCGTATTGGCAGTTTCAATGGCCTGGCTTTATAAGAAGATGATATGA
- the LOC104699078 gene encoding uncharacterized protein LOC104699078 (The sequence of the model RefSeq protein was modified relative to this genomic sequence to represent the inferred CDS: added 15 bases not found in genome assembly): protein MASSSPEIRIADEHLALELTVRDLDSPVSDGVSSAPVSSSDEIIPLLNQNQRPRINIFSASYTRRKPREQVIKVTETEISPVTQFSSWVWSGSRYSGLLCMALSSILYLIMELVSDTFSVQPIPLFETAFMRCTIILILSYLWLKRTGQPVFGPAHARKLLVSRALVGYLSLFSFIFSIQMLPLSQAIVLSFLSPVMASIAARVVLHEKLKITDIGGLACSFFGVLFIFGPTLSVQVGSEAKNENLKGNHHIYAFLLGLFSSITGGITYCLIKAAAKASEQPVITVLSFGLVACPAAAICMFSLESFVLPAFDTFISMIVLGLLAFCAEVLLARGLQLERISKAANILYMEVVLSQLWTVSTGKAESSGLFSRLVGCLLIIISVSYTVYMGPAKDTE from the exons ATGGCTTCTTCGTCTCCGGAGATCAGAATCGCCGACGAACACCTCGCCCTTGAGCTTACCGTCCGCGATCTAGATTCTCCGGTGTCAGACGGCGTCTCCTCGGCCCCTGTATCATCTTCCGACGAAATCATCCCTCTCCTGAATCAAAACCAAAGACCTAGGATCAACATCTTCTCCGCCTCCTACACTCGGCGCAAACCAAGA GAGCAAGTGATTAAAGTGACTGAAACTGAGATATCACCAGTGACTCAGTTTTCTTCATGGGTTTGGAGTGGGTCTCGTTACTCTGGCTTACTGTGTATGGCCTTGTCATCGATACTGTATCTCATCATGGAGTTAGTTTCAGATACTTTTTCTG TTCAGCCCATTCCTTTGTTTGAGACCGCGTTCATGAGATGCACAATTATCTTGATACTATCATACCTTTGGTTGAAAAGAACTGGACAACCAGTTTTTGGACCTGCGCATGCCAGGAAGCTTTTGGTTTCCAGAGCCCTTGTGGGTTACCTTTCATTGTTTAGTTTCATCTTTAG CATCCAAATGTTGCCCTTGTCCCAAGCTATTGTACTAAGCTTCTTGAGTCCAGTTATGGCTTCCATTGCAGCACGTGTTGTTCTGCATGAGAAGTTGAAAATAACTGATATTGGAG GTCTTGCTTGCAGTTTCTTTGGCGTGCTATTTATCTTTGGCCCAACACTAAGTGTCCAAG TTGGATCAGAAGCAAAGAATGAAAATCTAAAAGGGAACCATCATATTTATGCGTTCTTGTTGGGTTTATTTTCATCAATTACTGGAGGAATCACTTATTGTCTCATAAAGGCAGCTGCTAAAGCATCGGAACAGCCAGT GATTACTGTCCTCTCGTTTGGTTTGGTAGCTTGCCCTGCTGCAGCAATTTGCATGTTTTCCTTGGAG AGCTTTGTCCTGCCAGCGTTTGACACATTCATTAGCATGATTGTACTAGGGTTACTGGCATTTTGCGCAGAG GTGCTTTTGGCACGTGGGCTTCAGCTTGAGAGAATCAGCAAAGCTGCAAACATATTGTACATGGAG GTGGTGTTATCGCAGTTATGGACAGTAAGCACGGGAAAAGCAGAATCGTCAGGTTTGTTTAGCCGACTTGTTGGGTGTTTGCTCATTATCATATCAGTGAGCTACACGGTTTATATGGGACCTGCT
- the LOC104709685 gene encoding nucleobase-ascorbate transporter 1-like, translating into MRAIQGALIVASSIQIILGYSQVWGLFSRFFSPLGMAPVVGLVGLGMFQRGFPQLGNCIEIGLPMLLLVIGLTQYLKHVRPFKDVPIFERFPILIWVTIVWIYAIILTASGAYRGKPSLTQHSCRTDKANLISTAPWFKFPYPLQWGPPTFSVGHSFAMMSAVLVSMVESTGAYMAASRLAIATPPPAYVLSRGIGWQGIGVLLDGLFGTGTGSTVLVENVGLLGLTRVGSRRVVQVSAGFMIFFSTLGKFGAVFASIPVPIYAALHCVLFGLVAAVGLSFLQFTNMNSMRNLMITGLSLFLGISIPQFFVNYWDARHYGLVHTNAGWFNAFLNTIFMSPATVGLIIAVFMDNTMEVDRSKKDRGMPWWVKFRTFRGDNRNEEFYTLPFNLNRFFPPT; encoded by the exons ATGCGAGCTATACAAGGGGCATTGATCGTCGCGTCTAGCATACAGATCATTCTTGGCTACAGCCAAGTATGGGGTCTTTTCTCAAG GTTTTTTAGCCCTCTTGGTATGGCACCAGTTGTTGGATTGGTTGGTCTCGGTATGTTCCAGCGAGGATTTCCCCAG CTCGGGAACTGCATTGAGATTGGACTACCGATGCTATTGCTTGTCATTGGACTAACCCAA TATCTAAAACATGTCAGACCATTTAAAGATGTCCCAATCTTTGAAAGGTTTCCGATATTGATCTGGGTAACGATTGTTTGGATCTACGCCATTATCCTTACCGCAAGTGGAGCTTACAGAGGCAAACCATCACTTACACAACATAGTTGTCGAACAGACAAAGCAAATCTTATATCAACAGCTCCATG GTTCAAGTTTCCATACCCTCTCCAATGGGGGCCTCCAACGTTTTCAGTAGGCCATTCGTTTGCTATGATGTCTGCAGTTCTTGTATCCATGGTCGAG TCTACTGGAGCTTACATGGCAGCTTCAAGATTAGCCATAGCCACGCCACCTCCTGCTTATGTATTGAGTAGAGGCATTGGATGGCAG GGCATTGGTGTATTGCTTGATGGTCTATTCGGAACAGGCACAGGTTCTACTGTTCTAGT TGAGAATGTAGGACTTTTAGGCTTAACAAGAGTTGGAAGCCGTCGTGTTGTTCAAGTATCCGCAGGCTTCATGATTTTCTTCTCTACATTGG GCAAATTCGGAGCTGTGTTTGCATCGATACCAGTCCCAATATACGCAGCATTGCACTGTGTCCTCTTCGGCCTTGTTG CTGCGGTTGGTCTATCATTTCTTCAGTTCACTAACATGAACAGCATGAGAAACCTAATGATCACCGGTCTATCACTCTTTCTCGGAATCTCAATACCTCAGTTCTTCGTCAACTACTGGGACGCTAGACATTACGGGCTAGTTCACACAAACGCAGGATGGTTCAACGCCTTCTTAAACACAATATTCATGTCTCCAGCAACAGTTGGTCTAATCATAGCAGTGTTCATGGACAACACAATGGAAGTAGATAGATCAAAGAAAGACAGAGGCATGCCTTGGTGGGTCAAGTTCAGAACATTCAGAGGAGATAACCGTAATGAAGAGTTCTACACTTTGCCTTTTAACCTCAACAGATTCTTCCCTCCTACATAG
- the LOC104699069 gene encoding glutamyl-tRNA(Gln) amidotransferase subunit B, chloroplastic/mitochondrial, with protein sequence MSTTLLRTIQLNQFSLLGTALIRRRSNNVSVRCCGSQTATTHEAKQTPPSRVAPKNHKSNKLDEILRDYEAVIGIETHVQLSTLTKAFCSCSNNYGSYPNTSICPVCMGLPGALPVLNSKVVEFGVRLGLALNCELSLKSKFDRKQYFYPDLPKGYQISQFDIPIASGGYVDLDIPLEFGGGHRRFGITRVHMEEDAGKSLHSDTEDYSQVDLNRAGVPLLEIVSEPDMRSGVEAAEYACEMQRIARYLGVSNGNMQEGSLRCDVNISIRPIGQAEFGTKVEIKNLNAFSAMSRAIDFEISRQALLYDQGKADQIVTETRLWDEGAQKTVTMRKKEGLADYRYFPEPDLPEVILTQEYVDSIRASLPELPEAKRRRYEAMGLGMQDVLFLANDVSVAEYFDAVIGKGAEVKLAANWIMGDIAAYLKNEKLSINDMKLTTQELAELIAAIKDGTISGKIGKEILFELLAKGGTVKGMIKEKDLVQITDPAEIEKMVIKVVSENQKQLEQYRSGKTKLQGYFAGQVMKMSKGKANPGLLNKILLEKLNAKD encoded by the exons ATGTCGACGACATTGTTAAGGACAATTCAGCTAAACCAGTTCTCACTTCTTGGAACTGCCTTGATTAGACGGAGGAGTAACAACGTCTCCGTGAGGTGTTGTGGAAGCCAAACAGCGACGACCCATGAAGCTAAACAGACTCCTCCGTCGAGGGTTGCACCGAAAAACCATAAAAGCAACAAGCTTGATGAGATTCTGAGAGACTACGAAGCTGTAATTGGGATAGAGACTCATGTGCAGCTCTCTACATTGACAAAGGCGTTTTGTAGCTGCTCTAACAATTACGGGTCGTATCCAAACACAAGTATTTGTCCAGTTTGTATGGGTTTGCCTGGTGCGTTGCCAGTTTTGAATTCGAAAGTTGTTGAATTTGGTGTTAGATTGGGTTTAGCTTTGAACTGTGAGTTGTCTCTCAAGTCTAAATTCGATAGGAAGCAGTATTTTTATCCAGATCTTCCTAAAGGTTATCAGATTTCTCAGTTTGATATCCCTATTGCATCTGGTGGCTATGTGGATTTGGATATTCCTCTTGAGTTTGGTGGTGGCCATAGGAGATTTGGTATCACTAGAGTTCATATGGAAGAAGATGCTGGCAAGTCACTCCATTCAGACACTGAAGATTACTCTCAG GTAGATCTGAATAGAGCAGGGGTTCCTTTACTTGAGATTGTTTCTGAACCTGATATGAGGAGTGGTGTAGAAGCTGCTGAATACGCTTGTGAAATGCAACGGATTGCGAGGTATTTGGGAGTTAGTAATGGGAATATGCAAGAAGGCTCTCTTCGCTGTGATGTCAATATCTCAATCCGTCCCATTGGGCAAGCTGAGTTTGGCACCaag GTGGAGATAAAGAATTTGAACGCATTTTCAGCAATGAGCAGAGCAATTGACTTTGAAATATCAAGACAGGCACTTCTCTACGATCAAGGCAAAGCTGACCAGATTGTAACCGAGACTCGGCTTTGGGATGAAGGCGCTCAG AAAACGGTAACAATGAGGAAAAAAGAAGGGCTTGCTGATTACCGCTACTTTCCAGAACCAGATCTTCCAGAAGTTATCCTTACACAAGAATACGTTGATAGCATCCGTGCTTCTTTACCAGAACTTCCTGAAGCAAAGCGCAGGAGGTATGAGGCGATGGGTCTAGGCATGCAAGATGTGCTTTTCCTCGCTAATGACGTCAGT GTTGCAGAATATTTCGATGCAGTCATCGGTAAGGGCGCTGAAGTGAAGTTGGCAGCAAATTGGATAATGGGAGATATTGCTGCTTACTTGAAAAATGAGAAACTTTCTATCAATGATATGAAACTCACTACCCAAGAGTTGGCTGAGCTGATAGCTGCCATCAAAGATGGAACCATTAGCGGAAAGATTGGAAAGGAG atACTGTTTGAGCTATTGGCCAAAGGTGGAACCGTCAAAGGAATGATAAAGGAAAAAGATTTGGTTCAG ATAACCGATCCTGCAGAGATCGAGAAAATGGTAATTAAGGTGGTCTCCGAGAACCAGAAGCAGCTTGAGCAGTACCGCAGTGGGAAAACTAAGCTTCAAGGCTATTTTGCTGGCCAG GTTATGAAAATGTCAAAAGGCAAGGCAAACCCAGGTTTACTGAACAAGATCCTCCTGGAGAAGCTCAATGCCAAAGACTGA
- the LOC104699088 gene encoding glucan endo-1,3-beta-glucosidase 12-like: MDLLTPLVFLILLSPISLSDAGSIGVNYGRISDELPSAFKVVQLLKSQGINRVKIFDADPSVLKALSGSGIKVTVDVPNEILFSAAKRASFAASWVKRNVAAYHPSTQIESIAVGNEVFVDPHNTTIYLIPAMRNIHKALISFNLHSDIKISSPLALSALQNSYPSSSGSFRPELVDTVIKPMLDFLRETGSRLMINVYPFFAYDGNSDVIPLDYALLRENPGMVDSGNGLRYFNLFDAQIDAVFAAMSALKYDDIEIIVTETGWPSKGDENEVGATIANAASYNGNLIRRILTRGGTPLRPKADLTVYLFALFNENKKLGPTSERNYGLFFPDEKKVYDIPFTTEGLKHYRDGGHTPVTGDHQVTTPPMSGGGGVSKSLNGQSWCVANGDAGEERLQKGLDYACGEGGADCRPIQPGANCYSPDTLEAHASFAFNSYYQKKGRAGGSCYFGGAAYVVSQPPKYGRCEFPIGY, encoded by the exons ATGGATCTTCTCACACCTCTCgtcttcctcatcctcctctCACCCATTTCTCTCTCAG atGCTGGTTCCATCGGCGTAAACTACGGCCGTATCTCCGATGAACTACCCTCCGCATTCAAAGTAGTCCAGCTCCTTAAATCTCAAGGAATCAACAGAGTCAAGATCTTTGACGCAGACCCATCAGTTCTCAAAGCTTTATCCGGATCTGGTATCAAAGTCACAGTAGATGTCCCAAACGAGATACTCTTCTCCGCCGCAAAGAGAGCTTCCTTCGCCGCTTCGTGGGTCAAACGCAATGTAGCTGCTTACCATCCTTCAACACAGATAGAATCAATCGCTGTTGGTAACGAAGTCTTCGTTGATCCACACAACACCACTATCTACCTTATCCCTGCAATGAGAAACATCCACAAAGCTTTAATCAGTTTCAATCTCCACTCCGACATCAAAATCTCCTCACCTCTTGCCTTGAGCGCTCTTCAAAACTCTTACCCTTCTTCCTCCGGATCTTTCCGACCAGAACTCGTTGACACTGTCATTAAACCAATGCTTGACTTTTTACGCGAGACTGGTTCAAGACTCATGATCAATGTCTACCCTTTCTTTGCTTACGACGGCAACTCTGACGTCATTCCTTTAGACTACGCTTTACTCAGAGAGAATCCAGGAATGGTTGATTCAGGCAACGGTTTGAGATACTTTAATCTCTTTGACGCTCAGATCGACGCGGTCTTTGCAGCTATGTCGGCTTTAAAGTACGACGACATCGAGATCATTGTGACGGAAACTGGCTGGCCGTCGAAAGGAGACGAGAACGAAGTCGGAGCCACCATAGCAAACGCAGCGTCTTACAACGGAAACCTAATACGGCGGATCTTGACACGTGGTGGTACACCGTTACGTCCTAAAGCAGATCTAACGGTGTATCTCTTTGCTCTGTTCAACGAGAACAAGAAGCTAGGTCCCACCTCTGAGAGAAACTATGGTCTCTTCTTCCCTGATGAGAAGAAAGTTTACGACATCCCTTTCACTACTGAAGGGCTTAAACATTACCGTGACGGTGGTCATACTCCGGTTACCGGAGATCACCAGGTCACGACGCCTCCTATGAGTGGTGGAGGAGGTGTCTCGAAGAGTTTGAATGGTCAGTCTTGGTGTGTAGCTAACGGTGACGCTGGTGAAGAGAGGTTACAAAAAGGTTTGGATTATGCTTGTGGTGAAGGTGGTGCTGATTGCCGTCCGATTCAACCTGGTGCTAACTGTTACAGTCCTGATACACTTGAGGCTCACGCTTCCTTTGCGTTTAATAGTTATTATCAGAAGAAAGGACGCGCCGGTGGGAGTTGTTACTTCGGCGGCGCCGCTTACGTCGTTAGCCAACCACCAA AGTATGGAAGATGCGAGTTTCCGATAGGATACTAA
- the LOC104699095 gene encoding F-box protein At5g25290-like, giving the protein MLTGLLRLVLRGYRLYILTTRCFVRVLDFSRQQGFEELTRSDTYPSPTFARLGYDCYFSIVVTTAGEVLLVTITTSESSERAFRVYKMDPNADPDDHMHDLLDIDSLGDEALLLDLGITVPANNTLGIKQNSIYFTHHNLIRSKTNWKKVTHVLPPNEVDICVFNLSTKTLEPFPAPSNMTLKDARWIFSI; this is encoded by the coding sequence ATGTTAACTGGCCTACTACGTCTGGTTCTTCGGGGTTACCGTCTATACATTTTAACGACGCGTTGTTTCGTTCGAGTCTTAGATTTTTCTAGGCAGCAAGGTTTCGAAGAACTCACGAGGAGTGATACTTACCCATCCCCAACGTTTGCTCGTCTTGGATATGATTGTTATTTTAGCATCGTTGTTACTACAGCAGGAGAGGTTTTGTTGGTCACAATCACAACCTCTGAAAGTAGCGAAAGGGCCTTCCGCGTCTACAAGATGGATCCTAATGCTGACCCAGACGACCACATGCATGATCTTCTTGACATAGATTCTCTTGGTGATGAAGCCCTGCTTCTCGACTTGGGTATCACTGTGCCTGCTAACAATACCCTTGGTATCAAACAAAACTCCATCTATTTCACTCATCATAACCTTATCCGTTCCAAGACCAACTGGAAGAAAGTCACCCATGTCCTTCCCCCTAATGAGGTGGACATCTGTGTGTTCAATCTTTCAACCAAGACCCTCGAGCCCTTCCCTGCTCCCTCCAACATGACTCTCAAGGATGCTCGATGGATTTTCTCTATCTGA